A genomic stretch from Carassius auratus strain Wakin chromosome 37, ASM336829v1, whole genome shotgun sequence includes:
- the LOC113056556 gene encoding D(5)-like dopamine receptor codes for MENDGAERDSSGVGVRALTGCALCALILSTLLGNTLVCAAVIKFRHLRSKVTNFFVISLAVSDLFVAVLVMPWKAVSEVAGCWLFGSFCDTWIAFDIMCSTASILNLCIISLDRYWAISSPFRYERKMTQRMAFIMIGMAWTLSVLISFIPVRLNWHRAEDHSAPLNLTVSSEDCTATLNRTYAIASSLISFYIPVIIMIGTYTRIYRIAQTQIRRISTLERAAGHMHETCSSEQSLKTTFKKETKVLKTLSIIMGVFVFCWLPFFVLNCIVPFCDLDTLGDSLCVSSSTFDIFVWFGWANSSLNPVIYAFNADFRKAFTTILGCNRLCASSAVETVNFSNELVSYHHDTTLLHKDAQGASDTQCLVLVPGHGEHVDLPFDKVSVVSDSSRIQRSALLPALQQQEGEMEISLDMMPFTSTTLSDCCGIPGQIEEC; via the coding sequence ATGGAGAACGATGGTGCTGAAAGGGACAGCTCCGGTGTGGGTGTCCGCGCGCTGACGGGCTGCGCTCTCTGCGCGCTCATCCTCTCCACGCTGCTGGGGAACACGCTCGTGTGCGCCGCCGTCATCAAATTCAGACACCTCCGATCCAAAGTCACCAATTTCTTCGTCATATCCCTAGCAGTCTCGGATCTCTTCGTGGCTGTTCTGGTCATGCCGTGGAAAGCCGTCTCTGAGGTGGCCGGCTGCTGGCTCTTCGGGAGCTTTTGTGACACTTGGATAGCTTTTGATATCATGTGCTCAACGGCGTCTATCCTCAACCTGTGCATCATCAGTTTGGACAGATACTGGGCCATCTCAAGCCCGTTCCGTTACGAGCGTAAAATGACCCAGAGGATGGCGTTTATAATGATCGGGATGGCGTGGACACTTTCCGTGCTGATCTCTTTCATTCCGGTCAGACTGAACTGGCACAGGGCTGAGGATCACAGCGCGCCCTTGAACCTCACCGTGAGCTCGGAGGACTGCACTGCGACTTTAAACAGGACGTATGCTATTGCATCTTCACTTATAAGCTTTTACATCCCTGTTATAATCATGATAGGAACATATACGCGGATCTACCGGATCGCGCAAACGCAGATCCGGAGGATCTCCACTTTGGAGAGGGCGGCTGGCCACATGCACGAAACATGCTCGAGCGAGCAGTCGCTGAAAACCACGTTTAAGAAAGAAACCAAGGTGTTAAAAACGCTTTCTATCATCATGGGGGTGTTCGTGTTCTGCTGGCTGCCATTTTTCGTCCTCAACTGCATCGTGCCGTTCTGTGACCTGGACACTCTTGGAGACTCTTTGTGCGTGAGCAGCAGCACTTTTGACATCTTCGTCTGGTTCGGATGGGCCAATTCATCGCTCAACCCGGTCATCTACGCATTCAACGCTGATTTCCGCAAAGCCTTCACCACTATTCTGGGTTGCAACCGACTCTGCGCATCTTCTGCGGTGGAGACGGTGAACTTTTCCAACGAGCTGGTGTCCTACCATCACGACACCACTCTGCTCCACAAGGACGCGCAGGGCGCTTCCGACACCCAGTGCCTGGTTCTGGTCCCCGGTCACGGGGAGCACGTGGACTTACCCTTTGACAAGGTCTCGGTCGTGTCTGATTCGTCTCGTATCCAGCGGAGCGCGCTGCTTCCGGCCTTACAGCAGCAGGAGGGAGAGATGGAGATCTCCCTGGACATGATGCCCTTCACCTCCACAACACTGAGCGACTGCTGTGGGATCCCAGGTCAAATTGAAGAGTGTTGA